In Nocardioides dokdonensis FR1436, the following are encoded in one genomic region:
- a CDS encoding phospholipase D-like domain-containing protein, with the protein MSLIGPSNVERMVRAVRRTFLAIVGVQLALAVSMSLVDSYRRRGKKPKPFPTMPPHTVDVGEGTLTTYTYGHDLYADMLAAIEGARRQVFFETYIWKGDATGERFKRALADAAERGVEVYCIYDGFANLVVSPVFKRFPRSMKVLRYPVYAAGLRFFDLRRYGRDHRKILVVDGEVGFVGGYNIGDAYEKEWRDTHVRITGPGVWDLQRAFADFWNLNRRRRLRHSERPLLLETASTWESRIRFQRNVPRLWMFPIRSMYLEAINRASRNVWLTTAYFLPDPDFVDALKDAARRGVDVRLLVPLKSNHIVADWISRGYFSQLLEAGVRIFRFRDAMVHAKTATVDGTWTTVGTANIDRLSLSGNYEINLEAIDPGFAGLMEEIFALDESNCLELTIGEWEARDLHRKFTEFVLAPLRPLL; encoded by the coding sequence GTGAGCCTGATCGGACCGTCGAACGTCGAACGCATGGTGCGCGCGGTCCGACGCACCTTCCTGGCGATCGTGGGCGTCCAGCTGGCCCTGGCCGTCTCCATGTCGCTGGTCGACTCCTACCGTCGCCGGGGCAAGAAGCCCAAGCCGTTCCCGACGATGCCCCCGCACACCGTCGACGTCGGTGAGGGCACGCTGACCACCTACACCTACGGCCACGACCTCTACGCCGACATGCTGGCCGCGATCGAGGGCGCCCGGCGCCAGGTCTTCTTCGAGACCTACATCTGGAAGGGCGACGCGACCGGCGAGCGGTTCAAGAGGGCCCTCGCCGACGCCGCCGAGCGCGGCGTCGAGGTCTACTGCATCTACGACGGCTTCGCGAACCTCGTGGTCTCCCCCGTGTTCAAGCGCTTCCCCAGGTCGATGAAGGTGCTGCGCTACCCCGTGTACGCCGCCGGGCTGCGCTTCTTCGACCTGCGCCGCTACGGCCGCGACCACCGCAAGATCCTCGTCGTCGACGGCGAGGTCGGCTTCGTGGGCGGCTACAACATCGGTGACGCCTACGAGAAGGAGTGGCGCGACACCCACGTGCGGATCACCGGTCCGGGCGTGTGGGACCTGCAGCGCGCCTTCGCCGACTTCTGGAACCTCAACCGGCGGCGCCGGCTGCGGCACAGCGAGCGCCCGCTGCTGCTCGAGACCGCGTCGACCTGGGAGTCGCGCATCCGCTTCCAGCGCAACGTGCCGCGGCTGTGGATGTTCCCGATCCGCTCGATGTACCTCGAGGCGATCAACCGCGCCAGCCGGAACGTCTGGCTGACCACCGCCTACTTCCTGCCCGACCCCGACTTCGTCGACGCCCTGAAGGACGCCGCGCGCCGCGGCGTCGACGTACGCCTGCTGGTGCCGCTGAAGTCGAACCACATCGTGGCCGACTGGATCTCGCGCGGCTACTTCTCCCAGCTGCTGGAGGCGGGGGTGCGGATCTTCCGCTTCCGCGACGCGATGGTGCACGCCAAGACCGCCACGGTCGACGGCACCTGGACCACCGTGGGCACCGCCAACATCGACCGGCTCAGCCTCAGCGGCAACTACGAGATCAACCTCGAGGCCATCGACCCCGGGTTCGCCGGCCTGATGGAGGAGATCTTCGCCCTCGACGAGTCGAACTGCCTCGAGCTCACGATCGGCGAGTGGGAGGCGCGCGACCTGCACCGCAAGTTCACCGAGTTCGTGCTCGCCCCCCTGCGTCCCCTGCTGTAG
- a CDS encoding helicase, with protein sequence MLDVPYGTQVEGATWHSAVKTHLYAGRALPAHLAPYAPGPHTLGRFIENGLNPDDPTPNPEASEELEPRRIQFEAADAIAERAAAGGRQFLLADEPGVGKTISAVLGATAVGDLLGAQRVLVVADRPAAITIGHWCRTITALGDGGLEWVVITWDRLEKVKDHAWGVIIADEAHALRRTTTKRWKLWARISGHGKPHDKAPFVIATTATPGHTPLELPYLAPAYAQVLGEPMKDWTSATQPGAAFATALERHGVGVEQGRSGASWTTDPARRAADLKLVRGWLDEERPPAMLHRAAPWGPVPISGMPVALTPAERTAYEAEWGEFCREMDIARRGRNTAKGRAALLRFRQKAGLIRVDSTVDWIAQQVQAERQVACSVEFVATAADPIIDRLRDSGIEVATIYGRGRFDPEAERLRFQTGQAKVCVFTTVASISLHAGETLTGGRQASTEPRVGVFHQARFSGIAGRQVTGRTHRDHQVSPWHIAYAEGTVEEQVGKVMVERIAAASDTVGSDTTGLTALAELLGADWLPPTTLTEDGA encoded by the coding sequence GTGCTCGATGTGCCCTACGGGACGCAGGTCGAGGGGGCCACCTGGCACTCGGCCGTCAAGACCCACCTGTACGCCGGGCGCGCGCTGCCCGCGCATCTTGCGCCGTACGCCCCGGGTCCGCACACCCTCGGGCGGTTCATCGAGAACGGCCTCAACCCCGACGACCCGACGCCCAACCCCGAAGCGAGCGAAGAGCTCGAGCCGCGGCGGATCCAGTTCGAGGCGGCCGATGCGATCGCGGAGCGCGCCGCGGCGGGCGGGCGGCAGTTCCTGCTGGCTGACGAGCCAGGCGTGGGCAAGACGATCTCCGCGGTCCTCGGAGCCACGGCGGTGGGCGACCTCCTCGGCGCGCAACGGGTGCTGGTCGTCGCCGACCGGCCCGCCGCGATCACGATCGGCCACTGGTGCCGCACCATCACGGCGCTGGGCGACGGCGGTCTCGAGTGGGTGGTGATCACCTGGGACCGGCTGGAGAAGGTCAAGGACCACGCGTGGGGCGTGATCATCGCCGACGAGGCCCACGCGCTGCGGCGTACGACGACGAAGCGGTGGAAGCTCTGGGCCCGGATCTCCGGCCACGGAAAGCCCCATGACAAGGCGCCGTTCGTCATCGCGACCACCGCGACACCCGGCCACACACCGCTCGAGCTGCCCTACCTCGCTCCGGCGTACGCGCAGGTGCTCGGCGAACCCATGAAGGACTGGACCTCCGCGACGCAGCCCGGGGCCGCCTTCGCCACCGCCCTCGAGCGCCACGGCGTGGGGGTGGAGCAGGGACGCTCCGGCGCCTCGTGGACCACCGACCCGGCTCGGCGTGCCGCGGACCTCAAGCTGGTCCGCGGCTGGCTCGACGAGGAGCGGCCCCCGGCGATGCTGCACCGCGCCGCGCCCTGGGGACCGGTGCCGATCTCCGGCATGCCGGTGGCGCTCACGCCGGCGGAGCGCACGGCGTACGAGGCCGAGTGGGGGGAGTTCTGCCGGGAGATGGACATCGCCCGACGTGGGCGCAACACCGCGAAGGGTCGTGCCGCGCTGCTGCGCTTCCGGCAGAAGGCCGGCCTGATCCGCGTCGACTCCACCGTCGATTGGATCGCCCAGCAGGTGCAGGCGGAGCGACAGGTGGCGTGCTCGGTCGAGTTCGTCGCCACCGCCGCCGACCCCATCATCGACCGGCTGCGGGACTCCGGCATCGAGGTCGCCACGATCTACGGCCGCGGCCGGTTCGACCCCGAGGCCGAGCGGCTCCGGTTCCAGACCGGTCAGGCGAAGGTCTGCGTCTTCACCACCGTCGCCTCGATCAGCCTGCACGCCGGCGAGACCCTCACCGGCGGCCGACAGGCGAGCACCGAACCCCGGGTCGGCGTCTTCCACCAGGCCCGCTTCTCGGGCATCGCCGGACGGCAGGTGACCGGCCGCACCCACCGCGACCACCAGGTCTCGCCGTGGCACATCGCCTACGCCGAGGGCACCGTCGAGGAGCAGGTCGGCAAGGTGATGGTGGAGCGCATCGCCGCCGCCTCCGACACGGTCGGCAGCGACACCACCGGCCTCACCGCCCTCGCCGAGCTCCTCGGGGCCGACTGGCTGCCTCCCACGACCCTGACGGAGGACGGCGCCTGA
- a CDS encoding DUF998 domain-containing protein, producing MRPVYIATEFVVAAATTGGYSFLSDSVSRLGEIGCSAAYCSPRHEILNGSFIGFGALLVGGALLLSRSLGPWVTGLLVISGLSSVATGMTPLDQGASLHAIAATPLFVAQPVALIVLGARLRSDWPRLARTLLAAGVVTGTAAVLFVLSSDGLASGALERLALWPVLVGLSGFAWTRLHVDGRSGG from the coding sequence GTGCGACCGGTCTACATCGCGACCGAGTTCGTCGTTGCGGCGGCCACGACGGGCGGTTACAGCTTCCTCTCCGACTCGGTCAGCCGCCTCGGAGAGATCGGTTGCTCGGCGGCGTACTGCTCGCCGCGTCACGAGATCTTGAACGGCTCGTTCATCGGCTTCGGTGCGTTGCTGGTCGGCGGTGCGTTGCTGCTCTCGCGGTCGCTGGGTCCATGGGTCACGGGGTTGCTCGTGATCTCGGGGCTGAGCTCCGTCGCCACGGGCATGACACCTCTGGACCAGGGCGCCAGCCTGCATGCGATCGCCGCGACACCCTTGTTCGTGGCGCAACCGGTCGCCCTGATCGTGCTCGGCGCGCGGTTGCGGAGTGACTGGCCGCGTCTGGCCAGGACGCTCTTGGCCGCGGGAGTCGTGACCGGCACGGCAGCGGTGTTGTTCGTGCTCTCCAGCGACGGGCTCGCATCGGGTGCCCTCGAGCGCCTGGCCCTGTGGCCGGTGCTGGTCGGGCTGTCCGGGTTCGCGTGGACGCGACTCCATGTCGATGGTCGTTCAGGAGGGTGA
- a CDS encoding enoyl-CoA hydratase/isomerase family protein, whose translation MALQIHDENRVRTLTLDRPDALNAFDEALYDATADALLAAAEDPDVAVVLLTGAGRAFSAGTDLLEMHRMSTDPDFQRGRHGFPGLLDALVAFPKPLVVAVNGIALGIGATVLGFADLAFMSSTARLKCPFTSLGVAPEAASSFLFPRLAGHQSAAWILLSSEWLSADDALAAGLVWRVTEPDDLMAEARKHAELLARRPVSSLVAVKHAMTAPLRAGIDAARELENAAFAELMGGPANLEALAAFAEGREPDFTGLPG comes from the coding sequence ATGGCCCTGCAGATCCACGACGAGAACCGCGTCCGCACCCTCACCCTCGACCGGCCCGACGCGCTCAACGCCTTCGACGAGGCGCTGTACGACGCCACCGCCGACGCGCTGCTGGCCGCCGCCGAGGACCCCGACGTGGCCGTGGTGCTGCTCACCGGCGCCGGACGCGCCTTCAGCGCGGGCACCGACCTGCTGGAGATGCACCGGATGTCCACCGATCCCGACTTCCAGCGCGGGCGACACGGCTTCCCGGGGCTCCTCGACGCCCTCGTCGCCTTCCCCAAGCCGCTGGTGGTCGCGGTCAACGGGATCGCCCTGGGCATCGGGGCGACCGTGCTCGGCTTCGCCGACCTGGCGTTCATGTCGAGCACGGCCCGGCTCAAGTGCCCCTTCACCTCGCTCGGCGTGGCCCCGGAGGCCGCGTCGTCCTTCCTCTTCCCGCGCCTCGCGGGTCACCAGTCCGCCGCCTGGATCCTGTTGTCGTCGGAGTGGTTGAGCGCCGACGACGCGCTCGCTGCCGGCCTGGTGTGGCGGGTCACCGAGCCCGACGACCTGATGGCCGAGGCCCGGAAGCACGCCGAGCTGCTGGCCCGTCGACCCGTCTCGTCGCTGGTGGCCGTCAAGCACGCGATGACCGCTCCCCTGCGCGCCGGCATCGACGCCGCCCGCGAGCTGGAGAACGCCGCCTTCGCCGAGCTGATGGGCGGCCCGGCCAACCTCGAGGCGCTCGCCGCGTTCGCCGAGGGCCGCGAGCCGGACTTCACGGGCCTGCCTGGGTGA
- a CDS encoding ion channel: protein MRHRTSGDPRPDGLLGRRPSAVLLATQTLAVLAYPFLDDSTVGRAALGVVQIVVVAAALTAVRRTPALTWVALLLGVPAAGFTVVEAFTPGSSWVVLVSALLHAPFYFYVSYSMVRYLFHDDRVTSDELYATGGAFTVVAWGFAYVYSAVGVLSPGSFAGGSSTDGQTWFELLYLSFSVLTSVGLSDVVPMGPHARSFVAVEMVVGVLYVALVISRLVGLTVSRQAMKAADRD from the coding sequence ATGAGACACCGGACGAGCGGCGACCCGCGACCCGACGGTCTGCTCGGACGTCGCCCCTCGGCGGTGCTGCTGGCCACCCAGACCCTGGCGGTGCTGGCCTACCCGTTCCTCGACGACAGCACCGTGGGCCGCGCCGCGCTCGGGGTGGTGCAGATCGTGGTGGTCGCCGCCGCGCTCACCGCCGTGCGCCGGACCCCGGCGCTGACCTGGGTCGCCCTGCTGCTTGGGGTCCCGGCTGCTGGGTTCACGGTGGTGGAGGCCTTCACGCCGGGCAGCTCCTGGGTGGTGCTGGTCTCCGCGCTGCTGCACGCGCCCTTCTACTTCTACGTGTCGTACTCGATGGTGCGCTACCTCTTCCACGACGACCGGGTGACCAGCGACGAGCTGTACGCCACCGGCGGGGCGTTCACGGTGGTGGCCTGGGGCTTCGCCTACGTCTACTCGGCGGTGGGGGTGCTCTCGCCGGGGTCGTTCGCGGGCGGGTCCTCCACCGACGGGCAGACCTGGTTCGAGCTGCTGTACCTGTCCTTCTCGGTGCTCACCAGCGTGGGGCTCTCCGATGTGGTGCCGATGGGGCCGCACGCCCGCTCCTTCGTCGCCGTCGAGATGGTCGTCGGGGTCCTCTACGTCGCCCTCGTCATCTCGCGCCTGGTGGGCCTGACCGTGAGCCGGCAGGCGATGAAGGCCGCCGACCGCGACTGA
- a CDS encoding ATP-dependent DNA ligase — protein sequence MTDVLLADVVATSQVVAATRSRTAKVAALADLLGHTGPEEAETVAAYLGGTLRQRRTGLGWRSLTDLPPPADTSSLEVLEVHERFEAVAALAGPGSAGRRTSAVDELFSRATSEEQQWLRGVVTGELRQGALDALVQEALAKAADVPLALVRRAAMLSGSTVAVVVAALTDGEEALHAIGLEVMRPVLPMLAGTAPDVAAALEKALGKDLGEDLGGDGREVVVDTKLDGIRIQVHRDGDQVRVATRSLEDITARLPEVVAVALSLPAERFVLDGEALALDDDGRPRPFQETSSRTAQDAGVQVTPFFFDVLHVDGTDLLDRPGHERLAALHALVPEQHRVTGLRTGSVEDAEAFLARALADGHEGVVVKSLETPYAAGRRGSGWVKVKPVHTFDLVVLAVEWGSGRRRGMLSNLHLGARADDGSFVMLGKTFKGMTDEMLAWQTERFLALETHREGHVVHVRPEQVVEIAIDGIQRSTRYPGGVALRFARVVRYREDKSAADADTLESVRTLG from the coding sequence ATGACCGACGTGCTGCTCGCCGACGTCGTCGCCACCTCGCAGGTCGTCGCCGCCACCCGCTCGCGCACCGCGAAGGTGGCCGCGCTGGCCGACCTCCTGGGGCACACCGGCCCCGAGGAGGCCGAGACGGTCGCGGCCTACCTGGGCGGCACCCTGCGCCAGCGGCGTACGGGGCTGGGCTGGCGGTCGCTGACCGACCTGCCGCCCCCGGCGGACACCTCGAGCCTGGAGGTGCTGGAGGTCCACGAGCGGTTCGAGGCCGTGGCCGCCCTGGCCGGGCCGGGGTCTGCCGGGCGTCGGACGAGCGCCGTCGACGAGCTGTTCTCCCGCGCCACCAGCGAGGAGCAGCAGTGGCTGCGCGGGGTGGTGACCGGTGAGCTGAGGCAGGGCGCGCTCGACGCGCTCGTGCAGGAGGCGCTGGCCAAGGCGGCTGACGTCCCGCTGGCGCTGGTGCGGCGGGCGGCGATGCTTTCGGGCTCCACCGTGGCGGTGGTCGTGGCCGCGCTCACCGATGGTGAGGAGGCGCTGCACGCGATCGGGCTGGAGGTGATGCGCCCGGTGCTGCCGATGCTCGCCGGCACGGCGCCCGACGTCGCCGCCGCGCTGGAGAAGGCGCTGGGCAAGGACCTGGGTGAGGACCTGGGCGGGGACGGCCGCGAGGTAGTGGTCGACACCAAGCTCGACGGCATCCGCATCCAGGTGCACCGCGACGGCGACCAGGTGCGGGTGGCCACCCGGAGCCTGGAGGACATCACCGCCCGGCTGCCCGAGGTCGTGGCGGTGGCGCTGTCGCTGCCGGCCGAGCGGTTCGTCCTCGACGGCGAGGCGCTGGCGCTCGACGACGACGGCCGGCCGCGGCCGTTCCAGGAGACGTCGTCGCGCACCGCGCAGGACGCAGGTGTGCAGGTCACCCCGTTCTTCTTCGACGTGCTGCACGTCGACGGCACGGACCTCCTCGACCGCCCGGGTCACGAGCGCCTGGCCGCGCTGCACGCGCTGGTGCCCGAGCAGCACCGGGTGACGGGACTGCGCACCGGCAGCGTCGAGGACGCCGAGGCCTTCCTCGCCCGCGCCCTCGCCGACGGCCACGAGGGCGTCGTGGTCAAGAGCCTGGAGACGCCGTACGCCGCCGGCCGCCGCGGGTCGGGCTGGGTCAAGGTCAAGCCGGTCCACACCTTCGACCTGGTGGTGCTCGCCGTCGAGTGGGGCTCGGGCCGGCGCCGCGGCATGCTCTCCAACCTGCACCTGGGCGCCCGCGCCGACGACGGCTCCTTCGTGATGCTCGGCAAGACGTTCAAGGGCATGACCGACGAGATGCTCGCCTGGCAGACCGAGCGGTTCCTCGCGCTCGAGACGCACCGCGAGGGCCACGTCGTGCACGTCCGGCCCGAGCAGGTGGTCGAGATCGCCATCGACGGCATCCAGCGCTCCACGCGCTACCCCGGTGGTGTGGCGCTGCGCTTCGCGCGGGTCGTCAGGTACCGCGAGGACAAGTCGGCAGCGGACGCCGACACGCTCGAGAGCGTCCGCACGCTCGGCTAG
- the uvrB gene encoding excinuclease ABC subunit UvrB, which yields MRPVTDLERRVAPFKVVSDYEPAGDQPAAIKEITKRINGGEQDVVLLGATGTGKTATVAWVAEQVQRPLLVLQPNKTLAAQFANELRMLFPDNAVEYFVSYYDYYQPEAYVPQTDTYIEKDSSINEEVERLRHSATNSLLTRRDVIVVSTVSCIYGLGTPQEYVDRMLRLRVGEERDRDSILRQLVEIQYTRNDMSFTRGTFRVRGDTLEIFPVYEEHAVRIEFFGDEIERLMSLHAVTGEVITEDNELYVFPATHYVAGPERMERAIRGIELELEEQLATFEKQGKLLEAQRLRMRTTYDVEMMRQVGSCSGIENYSMHMDGRSRGSAPNCLLDYFPEDYLLVVDESHVAVPQIGGMYEGDMSRKRNLVDHGFRLPSAMDNRPLKWEEFVERIGQTIYLSATPGDYELDKAGGSTPPHVVEQIIRPTGLIDPEVVVKPTKGQIDDLIHEIRTRAEKNERVLVTTLTKKMSEDLTDYLLDAGIRTRYLHSEVDTLKRIELLRDLRLGQYDVLVGINLLREGLDLPEVSLVSILDADKEGFLRSDKSLIQTIGRAARNVSGQVHMYADKITRSMEAAIDETNRRREKQVAYNTAHGVDPMPLRKKIADITEMLAREDESTQALLETWAGTAAKGRAGGVKAKQPVPALTSKDAGMHAKELAGMPSADLAQLIQDLTDQMRTAATELQFELAARLRDEIEELKKELRQMMEATK from the coding sequence ATGCGCCCCGTCACAGATCTCGAGCGCCGGGTGGCGCCCTTCAAGGTCGTCTCCGACTACGAGCCTGCTGGTGACCAGCCGGCCGCCATCAAGGAGATCACCAAGAGGATCAACGGCGGCGAGCAGGACGTCGTGCTCCTCGGCGCCACCGGCACCGGCAAGACGGCCACCGTCGCCTGGGTCGCCGAGCAGGTCCAGCGCCCGCTGCTGGTGCTGCAGCCGAACAAGACGCTGGCCGCCCAGTTCGCCAACGAGCTGCGGATGCTCTTCCCCGACAACGCCGTCGAGTACTTCGTCTCCTACTACGACTACTACCAGCCCGAGGCCTACGTGCCTCAGACCGACACCTACATCGAGAAGGACTCCTCCATCAACGAGGAGGTGGAGCGGCTGCGGCACTCCGCGACCAACTCGCTGCTGACCCGGCGCGACGTGATCGTGGTCAGCACCGTGTCCTGCATCTACGGCCTGGGCACCCCGCAGGAGTACGTCGACCGGATGCTGCGGCTGCGGGTGGGGGAGGAGCGCGACCGCGACTCGATCCTGCGCCAGCTCGTCGAGATCCAGTACACGCGCAACGACATGTCCTTCACCCGGGGCACCTTCCGGGTCCGCGGCGACACCCTCGAGATCTTCCCGGTCTACGAGGAGCACGCGGTGCGCATCGAGTTCTTCGGTGACGAGATCGAGCGGCTGATGTCGCTGCACGCGGTCACCGGCGAGGTGATCACCGAGGACAACGAGCTCTACGTCTTCCCCGCGACCCACTACGTCGCCGGCCCCGAGCGGATGGAGCGCGCGATCCGCGGGATCGAGCTCGAGCTCGAGGAGCAGCTGGCGACCTTCGAGAAGCAGGGCAAGCTGCTCGAGGCCCAGCGGCTGCGGATGCGCACGACGTACGACGTCGAGATGATGCGGCAGGTCGGGTCCTGCTCAGGCATCGAGAACTACTCGATGCACATGGACGGGCGCAGCCGCGGCTCCGCGCCCAACTGCCTGCTCGACTACTTCCCCGAGGACTACCTCCTCGTCGTCGACGAGTCGCACGTCGCGGTGCCCCAGATCGGCGGCATGTACGAGGGCGACATGTCGCGCAAGCGCAACCTGGTCGACCACGGCTTCCGGCTGCCCAGCGCCATGGACAACCGGCCCCTGAAGTGGGAGGAGTTCGTCGAGCGGATCGGGCAGACGATCTACCTCTCCGCGACCCCCGGCGACTACGAGCTGGACAAGGCGGGCGGCTCGACGCCGCCGCACGTCGTCGAGCAGATCATCCGACCGACCGGCCTCATCGACCCCGAGGTCGTCGTCAAGCCGACCAAGGGCCAGATCGACGACCTGATCCACGAGATCCGCACCCGCGCCGAGAAGAACGAGCGGGTCCTGGTCACCACGCTGACCAAGAAGATGTCCGAGGACCTCACCGACTACCTGCTCGACGCCGGCATCCGGACCCGCTACCTGCACAGCGAGGTCGACACGCTCAAGCGCATCGAGCTGCTGCGCGACCTGCGGCTGGGCCAGTACGACGTGCTCGTCGGCATCAACCTCCTGCGCGAGGGCCTCGACCTCCCGGAGGTGTCGCTGGTCTCGATCCTCGACGCCGACAAGGAGGGCTTCCTGCGCTCGGACAAGTCGCTGATCCAGACGATCGGCCGCGCGGCGCGCAACGTGTCCGGCCAGGTGCACATGTACGCCGACAAGATCACCCGGTCGATGGAGGCCGCGATCGACGAGACCAACCGTCGTCGCGAGAAGCAGGTCGCCTACAACACCGCCCACGGCGTCGACCCGATGCCGCTGCGCAAGAAGATCGCCGACATCACCGAGATGCTGGCCCGCGAGGACGAGAGCACCCAGGCGCTGCTCGAGACCTGGGCCGGCACGGCGGCGAAGGGCCGTGCGGGCGGGGTCAAGGCCAAGCAGCCGGTGCCCGCGCTGACCAGCAAGGACGCCGGGATGCACGCCAAGGAGCTGGCCGGGATGCCCAGCGCCGACCTCGCGCAGCTCATCCAGGACCTCACCGACCAGATGCGCACCGCCGCCACGGAGCTGCAGTTCGAGCTCGCGGCCCGGCTGCGCGACGAGATCGAGGAGCTGAAGAAGGAGCTGCGCCAGATGATGGAGGCCACCAAGTAG
- a CDS encoding DNA-3-methyladenine glycosylase family protein has protein sequence MSQEPRSRTWRPDWPCQVASVAGQQRRGRGDPTYRVDEAGRIWRGVRTPEGPATLALASRPRDGEVHAEAWGSGAEWMLEAVPSLLGADDDWSAFEPRHPVLVEARRRHPHARLGRTGLVMESLVPSIIEQKVTGQEAFAGFRMLVHRYGERAPGPGADLRLWVQPTPDQLRTVPSWEWLKMHIDPARSRTIVTAARVAASLERTASLPPEEAERRLRTLPGLGVWTCAEVRQRAFGDPDAVSFGDYHVAKDVGWALTGTPFTDDEMAAYLEPWRPQRGRVPTLLGLAGLHRPRHGARMSPRTHLPARVTRT, from the coding sequence GTGAGCCAGGAACCCCGCAGCCGCACCTGGCGACCCGACTGGCCCTGCCAGGTCGCGTCGGTGGCCGGGCAGCAGCGTCGCGGCCGGGGCGACCCGACGTACCGCGTCGACGAGGCCGGGCGGATCTGGCGCGGGGTGCGCACCCCCGAGGGGCCCGCGACGTTGGCGCTGGCGTCGCGTCCGCGCGACGGCGAGGTGCACGCCGAGGCCTGGGGGAGCGGCGCGGAGTGGATGCTCGAGGCGGTCCCGTCGCTGCTCGGTGCCGACGACGACTGGAGCGCCTTCGAGCCCCGACACCCGGTGCTCGTCGAGGCCCGCCGGCGGCACCCGCACGCGCGGCTGGGACGCACCGGGCTCGTGATGGAGTCGCTGGTGCCCTCGATCATCGAGCAGAAGGTCACCGGGCAGGAGGCCTTCGCCGGGTTCCGGATGCTGGTGCACCGCTACGGCGAGCGCGCGCCCGGCCCGGGCGCGGACCTGCGCCTGTGGGTGCAGCCCACGCCCGACCAGCTGCGCACGGTCCCCTCGTGGGAGTGGCTCAAGATGCACATCGACCCCGCCCGCTCGCGCACGATCGTGACCGCTGCTCGAGTCGCGGCCTCGCTCGAGCGCACCGCGAGCCTGCCCCCCGAGGAGGCCGAGCGACGGCTGCGCACGCTCCCGGGCCTGGGCGTGTGGACCTGCGCGGAGGTGCGCCAGCGGGCCTTCGGCGACCCCGACGCGGTGTCGTTCGGCGACTACCACGTCGCCAAGGACGTCGGGTGGGCGCTGACCGGCACCCCGTTCACCGACGACGAGATGGCGGCGTACCTCGAGCCGTGGCGCCCGCAGCGCGGCCGGGTGCCCACGCTGCTCGGTCTCGCCGGCCTGCACCGGCCCCGGCACGGCGCCCGGATGTCGCCGCGCACCCACCTGCCGGCCCGAGTCACCCGCACCTGA